A section of the Thunnus albacares chromosome 6, fThuAlb1.1, whole genome shotgun sequence genome encodes:
- the lhx1a gene encoding LIM/homeobox protein Lhx1: MVHCAGCERPILDRFLLNVLDRAWHVKCVQCCECKCNLTEKCFSREGRLYCKNDFFRRFGTKCGGCSQGISPNDLVRRARSKVFHLNCFTCMMCNKQLSTGEELYIIDENKFVCKDDYLNNSSVKDTNLLSVTACSDPSLSPDSQDQLQDDVVLKDTEIAALSDKETVNNENDDQNLGGKRRGPRTTIKAKQLETLKAAFAATPKPTRHIREQLAQETGLNMRVIQVWFQNRRSKERRMKQLSALGARRHAFFRSPRRMRTLVDRLEPGELIPNGPFSYYGDYQSEYYGPGGNYDFFPQGPPSSQAQTPVDLPFVPSSGPTGTPLGGMDHPLPGHHPSSEVQRFSDIMSHHPGDSPSPEPGIPGPLHSISSEVFGPSPPFTSLSLNGSGYNNHLSHPPSEMNEGTVW; this comes from the exons ATGGTCCACTGCGCCGGCTGCGAGAGGCCTATCCTGGACCGCTTTCTCCTCAACGTGCTGGACAGAGCCTGGCATGTCAAGTGCGTGCAGTGCTGCGAGTGCAAATGTAATTTGacagagaaatgtttttctCGAGAGGGAAGACTGTACTGCAAAAATGATTTCTTTAG GCGGTTCGGCACTAAGTGTGGCGGTTGTTCGCAGGGCATCTCTCCAAACGACTTGGTCCGGAGGGCCCGGAGCAAAGTGTTTCACCTCAACTGCTTCACCTGCATGATGTGCAATAAGCAGCTCTCCACCGGCGAGGAGCTCTACATCATAGACGAGAACAAATTCGTTTGCAAAGACGATTACCTAAACAACAGCAGTGTAAAAGACACCAACCTCCTCTCAG TAACGGCATGCAGCGACCCGAGTTTATCACCGGACTCTCAAGACCAGCTACAGGACGACGTGGTCTTAAAGGACACGGAGATAGCCGCCCTGTCCGACAAGGAAACGGTTAATAATGAGAACGATGACCAGAACCTGGGCGGGAAGCGACGCGGCCCGCGGACCACCATCAAGGCCAAACAGCTGGAGACGCTGAAGGCGGCGTTCGCTGCCACCCCCAAACCCACCAGACACATCAGGGAGCAGCTGGCCCAGGAGACCGGCCTCAACATGAGGGTCATCCAG GTCTGGTTCCAGAACCGTCGTTCCAAAGAGAGGCGCATGAAGCAGCTGAGCGCGCTGGGCGCCCGGAGGCACGCGTTTTTCCGGAGCCCTAGGCGGATGAGGACGCTGGTGGACCGGCTGGAGCCCGGGGAGCTCATCCCCAACGGGCCCTTCTCTTACTACGGAG ATTATCAAAGCGAGTACTACGGCCCGGGAGGGAACTATGACTTCTTCCCTCAGGGGCCTCCGTCGTCGCAGGCCCAGACCCCAGTCGATCTCCCCTTCGTGCCCTCCTCAGGCCCCACGGGCACCCCTCTCGGAGGTATGGACCACCCCCTGCCTGGCCACCACCCCTCCAGCGAAGTGCAGCGTTTCTCCGATATCATGTCCCACCACCCGGGGGACTCTCCCAGCCCGGAGCCTGGCATCCCGGGGCCCCTGCACAGCATCTCCTCTGAAGTGTTCGGCCCCAGCCCGCCCTTTACCTCACTGTCGCTGAACGGCAGCGGATACAACAACCACCTGTCCCACCCGCCCTCGGAAATGAACGAAGGCACCGTGTGGTAG